In a single window of the Salmo trutta chromosome 21, fSalTru1.1, whole genome shotgun sequence genome:
- the LOC115156458 gene encoding uncharacterized protein LOC115156458, with translation MSNDSPVLTSLTENSTEVPVSAGRVEDYVILLVLLCVFAGGSLILLSVLLLFCHRCSVGSRRYSRASDDPEKTNTTYVEDSQPTQDITIRLDESDALSPSSCHDEDTDRFMSTCSTGRRVSFNESALYEKESKTQDKGRRYTLTEGDFHHLKKARLTHLPLAPPPSTLKILTIRECESTESSSLNVNEPPTPKLPRYPLYQSSERAGPAWLGQSSGSALPGDIYHYILLDSRLNHSPPILCPPTPRSRTTEAVGDGPWVRTEGEREITGTRGVRGTSPAPVHRGSVLHFFCKLRRHASLEGAGPYFRKWKFDSSHRAASLDAKGSPKRRPFQRQRAASDNTDPTEEDSTPPHPSPPLRRDIIQPLPPAHSQSSGLQRLSAGSLSSPTCPPSPCLSRLEVEAVVETASSSRTERNATHPPPEPPETKERGQEPGEEATGTGTGLWREDGAVTRTEAREEVNEWVGPGEESDEDEEEETDILGTEQRVGMGSEIMEGLCADEAQEGGESFQAELGAEARIRARTKDGLGATPNTEAGMGVRAKTGVGAVLGTEREVETGDRFESTLEVGAITGAELEVEAGLGASGVRIKADSGSGLEGVLSAGAGLWEDPGPRSRSGSGVCISRQESSETQPSLYRDIWSLRASLEQYASSDQSSTDRESIRSDADSVCSLGGAAARSGFAACLSQDLGDELEEEWEYGDTGREGGDRGQRETEGEAEYRDTGRKIGHRGVQRRDSPRGKTASERRLFFTSSGRKGTVCESFEAKVFQEELEDEMGKSTEGEEKPLKRSPRSTNGGNTLILKEPPQSVSPLKSLQLQQPPLQSPQPQPIPSPRPARLRRRDYSIDEKTDALFNEFLRHDPRFDQQESPLRSRHRSRIHLRKQWQRHKQYSDPGSGAGVRYSPSLERQSFRPLRRGDSAGYPLDTRYHSTLSRIASAADEETSEGAASEGATNEGAACEGAVDESTDVKDSTNQGTGNETVANQDAASLSSDTLRAEASGMDPRVDNYNNNSSQALTLSESYSSVPTQNPPVALPKSLKDSHIDPPILHIEDPESPGLNPHPQPQAQAPSPCLSDKLSVTLEDRLYTGLWRTGQGQGGPEYVVGAISLSSSPEPSSPV, from the exons ATGAGCAATGACTCGCCTGTACTGACAAGCCTGACGGAGAATTCCACC GAGGTGCCAGTGTCGGCAGGACGGGTGGAGGACTATGTGATCCTGCTGGTCCTGCTGTGTGTGTTCGCTGGAGGTTCACTGATCCTTCTCTCCGTGCTGTTGCTGTTCTGTCACCGTTGCTCTGTGGGCAGCCGCCGCTACTCCAG GGCCAGTGATGATCCAGAGAAGACTAATACCACCTATGTGGAGGATTCACAGCCCACACAAG acatcACTATAAGGCTAGATGAGTCAGATGCTCTCTCACCGTCTAGCTGCCATGATGAAGATACAGACAGGTTCATGTCCACCTGCTCTACTGGCCGCCGTGTCTCCTTCAATGAGTCAGCTCTTTACGAAAAGGAGAGCAAGACTCAGGACAAAGGACGCAG ATACACCCTCACAGAAGGGGACTTCCATCACCTGAAGAAGGCCCGTCTGACCCACCTCCCCCTGgccccccctccctctaccctgaAGATCCTCACCATCAGGGAGTGTGAGTCTACAGAGAGCAGCAGCCTCAACGTCAACGAACCACCCACTCCCAAACTCCCACGGTACCCCCTCTACCAG TCTTCTGAGAGGGCTGGGCCCGCCTGGTTGGGCCAGAGCTCTGGTAGTGCCCTCCctggagacatctaccactacaTCCTACTGGACTCCAGACTCAACCACAGTCCACCAATCCTGTGCCCCCCAACCCCCCGCTCCAGAACC ACGGAGGCCGTAGGGGATGGACCATGGGTtaggacagaaggagagagggagattacAGGGACGAGAGGAGTGAGGGGAACGTCTCCGGCCCCCGTCCACCGGGGTTCCGTTCTGCACTTCTTCTGCAAACTGAGACGGCATGCCAGCTTGGAGGGGGCCGGGCCTTACTTCAGGAAGTGGAAGTTTGACAGCAGCCATCGTGCCGCCAGTCTAGACGCGAAAG GCTCTCCTAAGAGACGTCCAttccagagacagagagcagccaGTGATAACACAGACCCAACTGAAGAGGACTCAACCCCTCCtcacccttctccccctctccgccGCGACATCATCCAGCCCCTCCCCCCCGCACACAGCCAGAGCAGCGGCCTCCAGCGTCTCTCTGCAGGGTCGCTATCGTCCCCCACCTGCCCACCCTCACCCTGTCTCAGCAG gtTAGAGGTGGAGGCGGTGGTAGAGACTGCCAGCAGCAGCAGGACAGAGAGAAATGCAACTCACCCTCCACCAGAGCCCCCTGAGACcaaagagagagggcaagagcCTGGGGAGGAAGCGACGGGAACAGGGACAGGGTTATGGAGAGAAGATGGGGCAGTGACAAGAACAGAAGCAAGAGAGGAGGTCAATGAATGGGTTGGGCCAGGAGAAGAGTCagatgaagatgaagaggaagagaCAGATATTTTAGGGACAGAACAAAGGGTGGGTATGGGATCAGAGATAATGGAAGGTCTGTGTGCAGACGAAGCCCAAGAGGGAGGAGAAAGTTTCCAGGCAGAGCTAGGAGCTGAGGCAAGGATAAGGGCAAGGACTAAGGATGGGTTGGGGGCCACTCCAAATACAGAAGCAGGGATGGGAGTAAGAGCCAAGACAGGGGTAGGGGCTGTTCTGGGAACAGAAAGAGAGGTCGAGACAGGAGACAGGTTTGAGTCAACGTTAGAGGTGGGGGCAATAACAGGGGCAGAATTAGAAGTTGAGGCAGGGCTAGGGGCATCAGGGGTGAGGATAAAGGCAGATTCTGGATCAGGGTTAGAAGGGGTGCTAAGTGCTGGAGCAGGGTTATGGGAAGATCCAGGGCCTCGATCAAGGTCTGGGTCTGGGGTGTGTATCAGTCGACAGGAGAGCTCTGAGACCCAGCCCTCTCTGTACAGAGACATCTGGAGCCTGCGAGCCTCTCTGGAGCAGTATGCCTCCTCTGACCAGAGCAGCACAGACAGGGAGTCCATACGCAGCGACGCCGACAGCGTGTGTTCACTAGGAGGCGCTGCAGCCCGGTCCGGCTTTGCTGCCTGCCTCTCCCAGGACCTTGGCGACGAACTGGAGGAAGAATGGGAGTATGGGGACAcgggaagggaggggggagacagaggacagagggagacagagggggaggcgGAATACAGGGACACTGGAAGAAAGATTGGGCACAGGGGGGTCCAGAGGAGAGATa GCCCTCGAGGGAAGACGGCGTCGGAGAGAAGGCTGTTCTTCACCAGCTCTGGGAGGAAGGGCACCGTGTGTGAGAGCTTCGAGGCCAAGGTGTtccaggaggagctggaggatgaGATGGGAAAGAGTACTGAGGGGGAAGAGAAACCTTTAAAGAGGTCCCCAAGGTCCACTAATGGAGGAAATACACTTATTCTCAAAGAACCACCACAATCGGTATCACCACTAAAATCGCTACAACTGCAACAACCGCCGCTACAGTCGCCCCAACCCCAACCCATTCCCTCGCCACGGCCCGCACGCCTCCGTCGGCGTGACTATAGCATAGACGAGAAGACGGACGCACTGTTCAACGAGTTCCTGCGTCACGATCCCCGCTTCGACCAGCAGGAGTCGCCACTGCGCTCCCGACACCGCTCGCGCATCCACCTTCGCAAGCAGTGGCAGCGCCACAAGCAGTACAGCGACCCGGGGTCTGGTGCTGGGGTGCGCTACTCTCCCTCTCTGGAGAGGCAGAGTTTCAGACCCTTACGGAGGGGCGACAGTGCGGGATACCCTCTAGACACACGCTATCACAGCACGCTGTCTCGTATCGCCAGCGCAGCCGACGAGGAGACCAGTGAGGGGGCGGCTAGTGAGGGAGCAACCAATGAGGGTGCGGCCTGTGAGGGTGCGGTGGATGAGAGCACAGACGTTAAGGATTCAACCAATCAGGGCACAGGGAATGAGACTGTAGCCAATCAGGACGCAGCTAGTCTGTCATCTGACACACTGAGGGCTGAGGCCAGTGGGATGGACCCGAGGGTAgacaattacaacaacaacagtaGCCAAGCTTTGACTCTATCAGAGAGTTACTCCTCTGTCCCCACACAGAACCCTCCTGTGGCTCTCCCTAAGTCCCTGAAAGACTCCCACATAGATCCCCCTATTCTCCACATTGAAGACCCTGAATCCCCAGGTTTAAATCCCCATCCTCAGCCCCAGGCTCAGGCTCCATCCCCTTGCCTGTCTGATAAGCTTTCTGTGACCCTGGAGGACAGGCTCTACACTGGGCTGTGGAGGACAGGGCAGGGTCAGGGAGGACCAGAGTATGTGGTTGGagccatctccctctcctcttcccctgaGCCCTCCAGCCCTGTGTAG